In the Prochlorococcus marinus str. MIT 9312 genome, AATTATTCCAAGAAGACCAAGAGCGAAATCTCTAAATTTAACATTATTCAAACCATAAAAATAATTAAGAATACTGAATGGAAATATTGGCGATAATCTCGCTAAAAAAATTAATTTAAGTCCACCTTTTTCTACTAGTTTTTCAATAATACTTAATTTTGGATAACGGCTAAAAAGGTTTTTTAGCTTTTTGGCAAAAAAACTTTTTGATACAAAAAATGAAACTGATGCTCCTATAGAAGCGGAAATGAAAACGATAAGTGATCCTAAATATGAGCCATATAAAAAACCGGATAATAAAGATAACCAAGAAGCTGGAAGTATTAATAAAACAATTAAAATATAAATGCAAACAAATGAAAAGACGCCAATTCCAGTATTAAAAAAATAAGACAAGTTGTAAATATTTTCTAGGAAGATATTCATTCTCAATTCAAAAGTTCGAGTTTTTTAGTAATTCTCTCCATTTGTACCGAACCCTCATTTAATTTAAATCTGCATTCATCAACAATATCTTTTGGAGCCTTATCAACGAAATTTTTATTAGATAATCTCTTATTTAAATTTTCCAATTCAATAGTCACCTTTTTTAAATCCTTGGTTAACCTTTCCTTTAATGCATCTATATTTACAAAATCCTGAAAAGGTAAGTAAACCTCTAAATCACTAATTATCCCAGAAAAAGATTTAGCAAACTCTTTTTTATCAACAGCATTAGTTTTAAAAATAAATACTTCAGAAGATTTAGTTAAGGTTTGAATATCATCAACTAGAATTTTCAAAAAATCAATCAATTCATCATTATCTGAAATTAAGTAAACAGGAACTTTTTCTGATGGCTTTAGGCCTAATTCAGCTCTCAAATTTCTAATTAATCTAATAATTTCAAAAAGTTGCTGAAAGGAATTATCAAGCTTATTATCAACAAATTTATTTTCTTGCGTTGGCCATCTTTGAAGAGATAATAATGATTGATCTGGTTTTAGTTGGAGTGCGTGCCAGAGTTCTTCAGTAATGTGCGGCATAAAAGGATGAATCATCACCAAAATATCATTGAGCACTTTTATTAAAACTTTTTCAGATAATTGTCTATTTTTAATCTCTTTATTATTAAACCTTTGCTTAGCAAATTCTACATACCAGTCACAAAAATCATTCCATGTAAATTCATATAATAGTTTCGCAGATTCTCCCAATTTATACTCTTTCAACAAAGCAGCAACCTTTATATTTACCTGATTCAATTTCGATAAAATCCACTTATCACATAACTCTAAAGAATCTTCATCACTCTCATTAAGCGAATAATTATTGTTGGAAGTTTTATTAATTAATACAAATTTAGTTGCATTCCATAATTTATTCGCAAAATTTCTTGAAGCTTCAACAGTTGAAGATGTATCTTTTTTCCTATCAAAATCAAGCCGGATATCTTGTCCAGCGCCTGCAACTTCACGAATTAAAGCAAATCGCAAAGCATCAGAACCATATTTCTCAATTAAAAGTATTGGGTCAATACCATTACCTGAACTTTTACTCATTTTTTTATTATTTTCATCTCGGACTAGACCATGAATATACACATCCCTAAAAGGAATATTATTCGTGAAAGTATTCCCCATCATTGTCATTCTCGCAACCCAGAAGAAAATAATATCGAAACCAGTAACAAGAACACTATTTGGATACCATTTTTTAAAATCCGGATCATTTGTATTTGGCCAACCAAGGGTTGAGAAAGGCCATAAACCACTTGAAAACCAAGTATCCAAAACATCTTTATCACGAACCAATTTAATATTTAATCCAAATTTTTTATTAGCTTTGATTAAGGCATCCTCCTCATTGCTTGCAACGACATATGGAGTATTTTGTTCTATTGAGTCTTGAGATTCATCTAAAACGTACCATACTGGTATTTGATGCCCCCACCATAATTGCCTACTGATACACCAATCATTAATATTCTCTAACCAATCCTTATAAACTTTCTCCCAGCGTGGAGGAATAAACGATGGTTTTTTAGAATCAATTTCATTAAGACATCCTTGTGATATTTCATCCATTTTCAAAAACCATTGTGTTGACAATAAAGGTTCGATTGGCACCTTACCTCTATCAGAAAAAGGAACAGTATGTTTATAATCCTCTATCTTTGTCAAAAGGCCTAAGTTATCCAATTCTTTGATAATTTTCTTTCTAGCCTCATATCTATCTAAATGTTCAAATTTACCTGCATTACTATTTAAAGTTCCATCTTTATTCATTACATTAATCTGTTTTAAATTATGCCTTTTTCCTATGGCAAAATCATTGGGATCGTGGGCTGGAGTCACCTTGACACATCCTGTACCAAAATCTTTATCAACATGTGAATCAGCAATAATAGGTATTGCTCTATCAACGAAAGGGACTTTTACTTTGACACCAATAAATTCTTTATATCTATCATCATCAGGATTAACTGCCAAAGCAGTATCACCTAAAAGAGTTTCTGGTCTTGTTGTTGCTACCTCTAAGTACTTATCTAACTGTTCACCACTTTCAGAAATTAAAGGGTATTTAAAATGCCATAAATGACCCTTTACTTCTTGCATTTCAACTTCAAGATCACTTACGGCAGATTGAGATTCAGGACACCAATTAACTAAATATTCACCACTATAAATCAAATTCTTTTTGTAAAGAATATTAAAAGCCTCAACAACTGCCTCATTTAATTTTTGATCCAGAGTAAATCTTTCTCTAGTCCAGTCAACTGAATATCCTATCCTTTTTAATTGAGAAACTATTCTGCCACCACTTTGTTCTTTCCAGTTCCATGCTCTTTTAAGAAATTCATCTCTTCCAATATCATCGCTTGTTTTGCCTTCACTTTTTAATTGTTTTTCAAGAATAGTTTGAACAGCTATTGAAGCATGATCAGTTCCTGGTAAACACAAAACATTCTTCCCTAAAAGTCTTTGAAAACGCACTACAACATCTATCAAAGCTGTATTGAATGCATGTCCCATATGCAAAGATCCAGTTACATTTGGTGGCGGAATAACAATACAAAAAGGCTCACCATCATCCTCCGGGTTAGGACTAAACGCCTTTAAACTTTCCCATTTTTCTTGCCACTTTTTCTCTACTTCAAAAGGTGAATAATTCTCTAAAGATAATTGATCATTCATCTCTGTCATATGCAAATTTTATTTCAAGAACTTTTTTTTTATTTTATCTTGGTAGAAGCCAATTAATGAAAATAATATTAGTTTGCAAAAAAAGACACATTCATTCTACAAAAGTTTGAAGCCAGAACCGCAGGAACAACGTTTTGCATTTTTTGGTGTTGAAATAAGAAATCCACCACCGCTTAAATCACCGTAATAATCTAATTTTAAATCTTTCAGTAAATTACACTTTTTTACATCTGCATATAAAGTTACTCCTTCTGTTCTTGAGATAGGAGATCCATTACATGTACCTGGCCTTAATTTAATATGCATCCATCCTTCAGAACAATTTTTATCCTCAACCAAATCAATTGACATTTCTCCAGGAGAACCTCCAAAAGAAGATTGCCTAGATAGTTCTGAAGCAGCGCTTTGACTGATTGAAAGATTGACGATCTCAGTCATTAGAAAATTAATAAATGGGCGATCCAGGGTTCGAACCAGGGACATCCTGCTTGTAAGGCAGGCGCTCTACCGCTGAGCTAATCGCCCTCATAATAAACTATTCTAATGGATGAAGTTGAAATATTTATACTAAGTATTTAAATATTTCATGATTGAGGCAAAATTAACTTAATAAAATATATACTATGTGCTCAAACGATAGATATAACTTGAAAAAAAATTCCAATTTAGAGACTATAGAGAGCTTTAAAATTTTAATATCTAATATCAAATCTTTAAAAGATAAAGCTTGGGGATGCCCATGGCAGAAAATACAGTCTCATAAATCGTTAATCCCATTTTTACATGAGGAAAGTAGTGAATTTATAGATGCAATATATGAAAAAAAGGCAGATAAAATTTGTGAAGAGTTAGGAGATCTTTTATTACAAGTAATGCTGCATGCTGAAATCGGCTACGAAAACAAAGAATTTGAACTAAATGATGTTATAAAAAATTTAAACAAGAAAATTATTAATAGACATCCATATATTTTCAACAAAAAAGAAAAAGTATCTTTAGAAAAATCGCAACAGATTTGGGAAAATATTAAAAATTCAGAAAAAGAAGCACCTCATATTGAATCATCAATTAGTAAAAATTTGAAAGTCAAAAATTTACCTCCAACGGTTGGAACAGACAAAATCACAAATTATGTTAAAGAATATGGTTTTAAATGGGAGAGTACCGATCAAATTTTTGAAAAGTTAGAAGAAGAGATTAATGAATTAAAGGAAGCAATTAATAGTAAAAATGATTCAGAAATAAAAAATGAATTTGGGGATATTTACTTTACTCTTCTAAATCTCTCAAACTTTTTAAAAATAAATCCTGAATCAGCTCTTCAAAAAACTAATAAAAAATTTTTAGAAAGATTTTCAATCATTGAACATCATGCAGGAGATAATATTAAGAAACAAACTCCTAAAGATTTTCAACGGCTTTGGCAAATAGCCAAGCAAAAACTTAAAAGAAAGAATTCTTAAAAAGCAAATGACTCATATTTCAACATGGATAGATGAATATCATAAAGGCTCAAGATTCGGCCTAAATGGAGAAATTTTAATTAAACAAAACTCAAAATATCAAGAAATTATTGTTATTGAAAATGAATATTATGGCAGAGCTTTAATGCTAGATGGGTGTTGGATGACATCATTAAAAGACGAAAAATATTATCATGAGTGTCTTGTGCATCCAGCATTAAGTAGCATTGACGAAAAATCTAATGTACTAATTATTGGTGGAGGAGACGGTGGTACTGCAAGAGAATGCGTTAAATACCCTCAAATATCAAAAATTGATCTAGTAGAGATTGATGAAGAAGTAATCAAAATATCTAAAAAATTTTTAAAAGAAATTGGAGGCGAAGCATGGAGTGACAAAAGATTAAAAATTCATATTGATGATGGTGTTCAATGGGTAAAAAAAACAAGAGATAATTTTTACGACGTTATATTTATAGATTGTTCAGATCCCTCAGAATTATCAAATTTATTATTTTCAGATTCGTTTTATAGAGAATGCAAAAGAATTCTTACAAAAAATGGTATCTTAGCAACGCAAAGCGAATCACCTGAGTCCTTCAAAAATATTCACATAAGTATTTTGAAAACCCTGAAAAAATTCTTTAGAGTCTCTGAAACTATGTATTCTTTTGTGCCTATATATCCAAGCGGTATTTGGAGTTGGACATTCGCTTCTGAAGAAGTTCTACATTTATCAAAGCGAAATTGCAATGAAGCCCTGAGAATAGAAAAAAGTTGTGAAATTTGGAATTTAAATTTTCAAAATGCAGCATTCAAAATGATGCCAAATAAAATTGTAAAAGAACTAAATTCATAGAATGATAAAAAATTTATTTGATAACGAAAATGCGATTTTTATGGGAGCAAAAAGAAGCCCTAATGATTGCGTAATTGGTATCTTTGGAGTCAATTATGATGGGACATGTTCGTTCAAACCAGGAGCTAGATTTGGTCCAGAAGCGATAAGACAAGTCAGTTCTTGTTTAGAAACATATTGTCCAAAACTCAATAAAGACTTAGAGGATATTATGTATGTTGATTTTGGGTCAATACTAATTGATAAAAATGACTCAAAGTCCGTTATTGAATCAGTCAAATTAGCAACAAATTTTTTAATTAATAAACGCCTTAGTCCTATTATGCTTGGAGGCGAACACTCTATTACAACGGGTGCTATTGAAGCATTAGTAAAAAAATATCCAGATTTGATATTGGTTCAACTTGATGCTCATGCAGATTTAAGAGAATCATATATAGGAAATCAATATAGTCATGCTTGTGCCATGAAAAGATGCTTAGAGGTGCTTCCTGAAAAGAAAATTTTGCAAGTAGGAATAAGAAGTGGGACTAAAGAAGAATTTCAAATTATGCATAACAACAATCAATTAGTTAACTTTTATCCAGGCGGAAATGCACAAGAGTTAAAAAAAGCTCTTCTACCATACTCTAAGTCTCCAATCTATTTAACAATAGATTTAGATTGGTTTGATCCCAGTTTATTAGCAGGGACGGGAACTCCAGAACCGGGAGGATTTTTTTGGAATGATTTTGAGGAAATCCTGAAAACTTTAAAAGACTTTAGAATTGTGGCTTCAGATATTGTGGAATTATCTCCAGAAATTGATAAAAGCGGAGTTAGTAGCATAGTTGCAGCCAAAGTACTTAGAAGCTTAATTTTGTCATTAGAAAATATGCAATAAAAAATTTCTAAACTAAAGTGTAAAAATACTAAATTAAAATTAAATATTTCATGGATTTGCTTAAAAGTCCTTTATATGCAAAATATGTTCAATCCAATGCAAAATTAGTGGATTTTGCAGGTTGGGAAATGCCCATATCATTTTCAGGATTAATCAAAGAGCATGAATCAGTTAGGTCTTCAGTAGGATTGTTTGATATTTCTCACATGGGTGTAATCTCTATTAAGGGAATCAATCCAAAGGATTATATTCAAAAATTTTTTCCTACTAATTTATACTCCTTTTCTGAAGGTCAGGGGCTTTATACAGTAATGCTCAATGAAAAAGGAGGAATAATAGATGACTTAATAATTTATGACCTTGGTATACAAGACAATGACATATCAGAAGTATTGTTAATAGTTAACGCAAGTAGATATGAAGTAGATTTTCAATGGATAAAAAACAATTCAAATAAATATGAAATTTCGATAACAAACTTTAAAAAAGACAAAGTACTTTTAGCACTACAGGGGAAAAACTCATTCGATTTATTTGAACAATGGATTGAATCATCGATCTCACATATCCCTAACTTTGGATGCGAATATAAAATTTTCGAACATATTTCTCCTAAAGAAAAAATCTTCGTTTCCAAGACAGGATATACAGGGGAAAATGGTCTAGAAATACTTTTATCTAAAAAAGCAGCAATTAATTTATGGGATTTCTCAATTTCCAAAAATGTTGCGCCTTGTGGTTTAGGAGCTAGAGATACTCTTAGACTTGAAGCAGGCATGCATCTTTATGGCCAAGACATTAATGAAGAAACTTCTCCATATGAAGCAGGGTTAGGCTGGCTAGTACATCTAGAAAATAATCACGAATTCTTTGGAAGAAGATTTCTTGAAGAGCAGTCAAGATTAGGTATTCAAAAAAAGTTAGTTGGTCTCTTTATAGAAGGTAAAGCAATAGGAAGAAAAGGTTGCATAGTACTTAAAGGTGAAGAAAATATTGGAACTATCACTAGCGGCAGTTGGTCTCCAACTAAACAACAAGCTATAGCTTTTGCATACATCAATACTTCGCATGCCTTAATAAATAATGAAGTTCAAATACTAATAAGAGGCAAAAAATTCAAAGGTTGCATAACAAAAAGATCGTTTTATAAAAAGAATTATTAACTAAATTTACCCTTAAAGAATTATTATAAGTTATTGATCAATAAATCATACTTAGATGAGAAACAAAATTTGTGATGAACTCAATAATACAGATATTGGTAAATTAGTTAATCTATGTGGATGGGTAGATAGAAGAAGGGATCATGGTGGTGTAATTTTTATTGATTTAAGAGACCATAGTGGATTCTTACAAATAACAATTAACCCCGATGATGGAGCAAATCTATTTAAACAGGCAGAAACTCTAAGAAATGAGACGGTAATAATGGTTAGCGGAATTATTAATGAAAGGCCCAAAGATTCAATAAATAAAAATTTAAGTACTGGAAAGTTAGAGCTTAAGGTTAAAGATTTGCAAATTCTCAACCAAATCAAAAACAACTTACCTTTTCCAGTTTCTATACATGATTATGAAAATACAAAAGAGGAACTTAGATTAAAATATAGATACCTTGATTTAAGAAGGGGAAAATTACTAAAAAATTTAAAAACAAGGCATAAGATTATTAAAGTTGCAAGAGAATTTCTTGATAATTTTGGATTTACAGAAGTAGAGACTCCATTACTAACAAAATCAACGCCAGAAGGCGCTCGCGATTTTCTTATTCCTTCACGTCTTTCGAATGGAGAATTTTTTGCTCTACCTCAATCCCCACAACTATTTAAACAACTTTTAATGGTTGGAGGCTTGGACAAGTATTATCAAATTGCAAAATGTTTCCGTGATGAAGACTTAAGGGCAGATAGACAGCCGGAGTTTACTCAATTAGATATTGAGATGAGCTTTATTAGTGAAGAAGAAATAATTTCTTTTAATGAAAGTCTTATAAAAAAAATATGGAAAGAAGTGTTAAATATTAATTTTGACAATGCTTTTCCAAGAATGAAATGGCAAGCAGCAATGGATAATTACGGCACTGATAGACCAGATACTAGATATCAAATGTTACTAAAAGATTTAGGAGAAGTATTAGGTGATATTGGCTTTAATATTTTCACCAAGGCAATTAAGTCTGGAGGTTCCATAAAATCCATAACAGTCAAAGGAGGTAATTCAAGTATTAGCAACGTAAGAATCAAACCAGGAGGTGATATCTTCCAAGTAGCTCAAGATGCAGGAGCTGGTGGTTTGGCCTTTATAAGGGTTAAAGGAGATGAGCTTGAGACTATTGGGGCAATTAAAAATAATTTAAGTGAAGAGCATATATCTGATATTTTAAGAATCACAGAAGCAGAAGATGGAGACTTAATCCTCTTGGGAGCTGGAGATAAACAAATTGTCAACCAGTCATTAGATAGAGTGAGGCAATACATCGCAAAAGACTTAAATCTCATAGATACAAGTAAATGGAATTTCTTATGGGTAACTGATTTCCCGCTGTTTGAAAGAAATGAAGAGGAAAATAGATATGAAGCTTTACATCATCCTTTTTGTTCTCCAAAAAATATAAAGTCTAAAGATTCTGAAAACTTGAAAAAAGCAATTGAGAACTCTATAGCCAATGCTTATGACTTAGTTCTTAATGGATTGGAGTTAGGAGGTGGCTCTTTACGTATTCATGAAGCGAACTTGCAACGAGAGGTTCTGAAAACCGTAGGACTTACTGATAAAGAGATTGATGAAAAATTTGGATTTTTAATAGAAGCCTTAGAAATGGGTGCTCCTCCTCATGGTGGAATAGCGTTTGGATTAGATCGTATTACCATGCTGATCATTGGTGCAGATTCAATCAGAGAAACCATTGCTTTTCCAAAAAATCAACAAGCAAAATGTCTTCTCACAAATGCACCTTCAAATGTCTCTGAATCACAATTAAAAGAATTGGATATTGAAATAACAATTGATGAATAAGAATATATATGGATGTTCTAAAAGTTTTTTGTTTAAATAAAATATAAGGAGGCTGTGCTTAATTAAAAATATTTAATGTCAAAATTTGTTTTTGTCACCGGAGGAGTAGTTTCTAGCATTGGTAAAGGAATTGTAGCTGCAAGCTTAGGGAGATTATTAAAGTCTAGAGGATATAGTGTTTCAATATTAAAACTAGATCCATACCTAAATGTTGATCCAGGCACAATGAGCCCTTTCCAACATGGAGAAGTATTTGTAACCGAAGATGGGGCTGAAACAGATTTAGATTTAGGTCACTATGAAAGATTTACTGATACTGCAATGACTAGGTTAAATAGTGTGACTACGGGATCTATCTATCAAGCAGTTATTAATAAAGAAAGAAGAGGTAGTTATAACGGTGGAACTGTGCAAGTAATTCCTCACATAACGAGAGAAATAAGAGAAAGAATTCATAGAGTAGCCTCCAACAGCAATGCGGATATTATTATTACTGAAATTGGTGGAACAGTTGGTGATATTGAATCTTTACCTTTTTTAGAGGCAATAAGAGAATTTAAAAATGATGTCAATAGGAATGATGTTGCATACATCCACGTAACATTACTTCCTTACATCAAAACCTCTGGCGAAATAAAAACTAAACCAACACAACATTCAGTGAAAGAATTAAGATCAATTGGAATTCAGCCAGATTTACTTGTATGTCGCAGTGACAAATCAATCAATGAAGGTCTTAAAAAGAAGCTTAGTGGATTTTGTGGAGTTAATATAAACTCTGTAATTGAAGCATTAGACGCAGATAGTATTTATTCTGTTCCTCTTTCTTTAAAAAAAGAAGGTTTGTGCAAAGAAACTCTGAAGTATCTAGAACTTGAAGATAAAGAATGTGATTTGAAAAATTGGGAAAAACTAGTTCACAATCTAAGAAATCCTGGAACTCCTATAAAAGTTGCTCTAGTAGGTAAATATATTGAACTTGGAGATGCATATTTATCTGTTGTTGAAGCTTTAAGACATGCATGCATTGAACAAAAGGCTTTATTAGATTTACATTGGGTAAGCGCTGAAATGATAGAAAAAGATTCAGCAGAAACTTACTTGAATGAAGTGGATGCGATTGTCGTACCTGGGGGCTTTGGAAATAGGGGAGTTAATGGCAAAATTTCGGCTATAAAATTCGCAAGAGAGAATAAAATTCCATTTTTAGGCCTGTGCCTTGGTATGCAATGTGCAGTTATAGAATGGGCTAGAAATGTAGCGAATCTTCCAGATGCATCTAGTTCGGAACTAGACCCAAAAACTCCCAATCCAGTTATACATTTATTACCAGAACAGGAAGATGTAGTTGATTTAGGCGGGACAATGAGACTTGGAGTTTATCCATGTAGATTGACAAATAATACAATTGGGAAAAAATTGTATGATGAAGATGTTATTTATGAGAGACATCGACATAGATACGAATTTAATAATTACTACAAGCAAAGTTTTTTAAATTCTGGATACAAAATTAGTGGTACATCTCCAGATGGCAGACTAGTAGAGTTAATTGAGTTAGACAATCATCCTTATTTTTTGGCATGTCAATATCATCCTGAGTTTTTATCAAGACCTGGCAAACCTCATCCTTTATTTAAAGGCTTAATAAAATCCTCTCAAGAAAACTTAACTCAATCAAATTAATATTCCTTATTTGTTTGAATGAAAATGACAAATTTTTTACCCTTAGTCGAACAATTTCATTCATTACAAGGTGAAGGCTATCATGCTGGGAAAAGTGCTTTTTTTGTAAGATTAGCTGGTTGTGAAGTTGGGTGCTCATGGTGCGACACCAAGCATTCATGGGATGAGAATAAATACCCCTCAGTATCAATTGAAAAAATAATAGACCGAATAAAAATTGCCAGGGAGCAAGGGGCGTCCTTTTGCGTTATTACAGGTGGCGAACCATTACAACATAACTTGGATAAGTTTTGCAAAGCCATAAAGCAAATGAAGATGGGAAAAGAGCAAAACTCAATGAAAATTCATATTGAAACAAGTGGAGTAAATTCGATATCAGGAAGTTATGACTGGATTACTTTATCTCCTAAAAGACACTCACCTCCAAAAAATTATTTTTTAAAAAACTGTAATGAAATAAAAATAATCATAAATGAAAAAGAAGATATTGAATTTGCGATCCAAATAAAAAAAGAAATTTTAAAACAATATGAATTCTCAAAAATAGAAGATAGCTTAAAAAAAGAAGATAAAATTTTTTATTTACAACCAGCTTGGAACAATAAAGATGGGTTTTCTCTTGCTATTGATTTCGTAAAAAATAACCCCGATTGGAAATTGAGCCTTCAAACTCACAAATACTTGAAAATTAAATGAAATTATATGACTCTTAAAAATAAATCAATAGTAGTTTTGTTATCGGGAGGATTAGATTCCTCTACTGTGACTAGTATCGCAAAAAAATCCGAAGCTAAAATTTTTGGCCTTTCATTTGACTACGGTCAACGCCATAAAAAAGAATTACACTCTGCATCAACTATTGCAAAACACTTTGATATCCAAGAATTTAAAATCATTAAACTTGACTTATCTTTATGGGGAGGCTCTTCATTAACTGATACTAAGAAAAATATTCCTACAGAGGGAGTTCAAACTAATAAAATTCCTAATACTTATGTTCCTGGGAGAAATACTATATTCATTTCCGTCGCACTAAGTTACGCAGAAGCAATAGATGCTGATTTTATAGGCTTAGGAGTTAATGCACTTGATTATTCTGGTTATCCAGATTGCAGACCTGACTACATTAAAAAATTTCAAGAATTAGCAGATCTTGCCAACAAAAGAGGAAGAGAAAATAACCCAATAAAACTTTGGACGCCTTTATTAGATTTAAATAAAGAACAAATTATTCAATTAGCTATGGATAATCATGTCCCTTTAGATAAAACATGGAGTTGTTATTCAGGTGATGCAAAACCATGCGGAAAGTGTGATAGTTGCAGAATTAGGAATACCGCTTATAAAAAATGGCTCAATAATAAAAATAAAAAATGAAAATAAAAACAATACTTTTAAAAAGATGGGTAGATCCAGAACTAATTACGTACCATCTAACAAAAAAATTTGGAGATAAAGGATTAGCTTGGTTAGACAGTGATGGCAAAGAAAATGGTGAATGGTCAATAATAGGGATTAAACCAAAAAAAATAATCCAATCAAGAGATATAAATAACTTAGACAAAAATAATAATCCCTTTAACAATTTAAAAGATATTAATAAAGGATTTTGGATTGGATGGTTAAGTTATGAGGCTGGTGCATACATTGAACCCAAAAACCCTTGGCGACAATCTGCAATGGCAACTTTATGGATTGCATCATATGATCCAATCATTAAATGCAACCTAATAAAAAAAGAAATAATTATCGAAGGCACCAAATCAGATGAACTGATAAATTATCAAAATATAATTAATAATATAAATATTTTAGAAGAAAAGAATGTTATAAAAACAAATTTGAATTTCGATTTTTCAAAAATCAATTTGGAAAAAATGACTGAAAAATTTCAGGAAAATATTTTACACTTAAAAAAGTTAATCTCATTAGGAGATTTATTTCAAGCAAACCTAACTACTAAATGCGAAATTAAATCTTCCAAAAACCATAGTCCTCTTGATATTTATTTAAAAATAAGAAGGAAATTAAGAGCTCCCTTCGGAGGAATAATAGTAAATGATAATTATAAAGAGGCGGTATTATCTACCTCGCCAGAAAGATTTATAAAAATAGATAATAAAAATTTTGTAGAATCAAGACCTATCAAAGGAACTAGATCCAGGGATAAGGATTTAAATCAAGACGCACTTAATGCTATCGATTTAATAACGAACGAAAAAGATAGAGCCGAAAATATTATGATTGTTGACCTAATAAGAAATGATTTAAGTAAAGTTTGCGAAACAGGAAGCATTATGGTGCCAGAAATATTAAAACTTGAAAGTTTCTTAAAAGTTCATCATCTAACTTCAGTAATCAGAGGAAAATTAAAAAAAGACAAGAACTGGATTGATTTACTAAAAGCTTGTTGGCCTGGGGGCTCTATAACTGGAGCACCTAAATTAAGATCATGCCAAAGACTTTTTGAATTAGAAGAATATGACCGCGGACCATATTGTGGCT is a window encoding:
- a CDS encoding anthranilate synthase component I family protein, yielding MKIKTILLKRWVDPELITYHLTKKFGDKGLAWLDSDGKENGEWSIIGIKPKKIIQSRDINNLDKNNNPFNNLKDINKGFWIGWLSYEAGAYIEPKNPWRQSAMATLWIASYDPIIKCNLIKKEIIIEGTKSDELINYQNIINNINILEEKNVIKTNLNFDFSKINLEKMTEKFQENILHLKKLISLGDLFQANLTTKCEIKSSKNHSPLDIYLKIRRKLRAPFGGIIVNDNYKEAVLSTSPERFIKIDNKNFVESRPIKGTRSRDKDLNQDALNAIDLITNEKDRAENIMIVDLIRNDLSKVCETGSIMVPEILKLESFLKVHHLTSVIRGKLKKDKNWIDLLKACWPGGSITGAPKLRSCQRLFELEEYDRGPYCGSFLKLDWNGEFDSNILIRSFLIKDKKINIYAGCGIVIDSNPEEETNELKWKLLPLIDSLK